The Bacteroidota bacterium genome contains a region encoding:
- a CDS encoding UDP-3-O-(3-hydroxymyristoyl)glucosamine N-acyltransferase, with amino-acid sequence MKFEKPFTLKEIASFINAKFDGDPGHMVTGLNEIHRVEPGDLTFVDHPKYYSKSLNSAATTIIINTKADVPAGKALIFSDDPFRDYVMLVKKFRPFEPSSKMISDKSVIGEGTIIQPGAFVGNYVSIGKNCIIHSNVSIYDHTTIGDNVIIHSNSVIGADAYYFKKRPEGFDKLESCGQTIIEDNVEIGALCTVDKGVSGDTIIGKGTKLDNHIQVGHDTIVGKNCLIGDHVAIAGVTNIEDDVMIWASCSINKDLVIGKGAVILACSGVDKSLEGGKTYYGVPAEDARKKWKEVALLKKLPEMWEKFKS; translated from the coding sequence ATGAAATTTGAAAAACCTTTTACACTTAAGGAAATAGCTTCCTTTATCAACGCTAAATTTGACGGGGATCCCGGGCATATGGTAACCGGGTTGAATGAAATTCACCGCGTAGAACCGGGCGACCTTACCTTTGTTGATCATCCTAAGTACTACAGTAAATCACTCAACTCAGCCGCAACAACCATTATCATCAACACCAAAGCTGATGTTCCTGCGGGCAAAGCATTGATTTTCTCAGATGATCCTTTCAGAGATTATGTTATGCTGGTTAAAAAGTTCCGTCCGTTTGAGCCGAGCAGCAAAATGATTAGCGACAAATCAGTGATTGGTGAGGGAACCATTATTCAACCGGGCGCTTTTGTCGGAAATTATGTAAGTATTGGTAAAAACTGCATTATCCACTCCAATGTAAGCATATACGACCACACCACTATTGGCGACAATGTAATTATACACTCTAACAGTGTGATTGGGGCCGATGCATATTATTTCAAAAAAAGGCCTGAAGGATTTGATAAACTGGAATCCTGCGGTCAAACGATTATAGAAGATAATGTTGAAATTGGCGCACTATGCACTGTAGATAAAGGTGTTTCAGGTGATACAATTATTGGTAAAGGAACCAAACTCGACAATCATATTCAGGTTGGGCACGATACTATCGTCGGTAAAAATTGCCTTATTGGTGACCATGTAGCCATTGCGGGTGTTACCAATATAGAAGATGATGTTATGATATGGGCCAGCTGTTCCATAAATAAAGACCTCGTTATTGGCAAAGGCGCGGTAATTCTGGCATGCTCAGGAGTAGATAAATCACTTGAGGGTGGAAAGACCTATTATGGCGTTCCGGCCGAGGATGCCCGTAAAAAGTGGAAAGAAGTTGCACTGCTTAAAAAGCTCCCTGAAATGTGGGAAAAATTCAAAAGCTGA
- the efp gene encoding elongation factor P, whose protein sequence is MATTAEFRNGLCIEFNNDLVTIVEFQHVKPGKGAAFVRTRLKSLTNGRVVENTFPSGTKITIARVERRPYQYLYKDDMGFNFMNNQTFEQVSVAENMISAPDLLKEGTTVEIMFHADTERVLSCDLPPFVDLEVTYCEPGLKGDTANNSLKPATTETGAIIKVPLFINIGERIRVDTRSYSYYERAKS, encoded by the coding sequence ATGGCAACAACCGCAGAATTTAGAAACGGTTTGTGTATAGAATTCAATAATGACCTTGTAACCATTGTAGAATTTCAGCACGTGAAACCCGGCAAGGGCGCCGCTTTTGTCCGTACCAGGCTCAAGAGCCTTACCAACGGCAGGGTGGTGGAGAACACCTTCCCTTCGGGCACTAAAATTACCATTGCACGCGTAGAAAGGCGCCCGTACCAGTACCTGTATAAAGATGACATGGGATTTAACTTCATGAACAATCAGACTTTTGAGCAGGTTTCTGTTGCAGAAAATATGATAAGCGCTCCCGATCTTTTGAAAGAAGGTACTACCGTAGAAATTATGTTCCACGCCGATACCGAACGGGTGCTCTCATGCGATCTTCCTCCTTTTGTTGATCTGGAAGTGACCTACTGTGAGCCCGGTTTGAAAGGCGATACTGCGAACAACTCCTTGAAGCCTGCCACCACCGAAACCGGTGCCATCATAAAAGTACCCCTGTTCATCAACATTGGCGAACGCATAAGAGTGGACACACGCAGCTATAGTTACTACGAAAGAGCTAAAAGTTAA